The segment GGAAGGTGGAGAGCAAGGGCCGGAGCAGCGATCCGCCGCCTTCACCGCTCATCACTTCGCCCAGCACCGGCAGCAGCACCAGCGCCACGACCATTGCCAGATCCTCGACGATCAGCCAGCCGACCGCGATCCGCCCGCGCTCGGTCTGGACGATGTCATGCCCCTGCAGCGCGCGGAGCAGCACCACCGTACTCGCGACCGACAGCGCCAGGCCGAACACGATGCCCGCCTGCAGTCCCCAGCCGGCGACATAGGCCAGGCCAATCCCCATCGCGGTTGCCGCGGCGATCTGCACCACGGCGCCCGGCACTGCGATGCGACGCACCGACATCAGGTCGCGGAGCGAAAAATGCAGGCCGACGCCGAACATCAGCAGGATCACGCCGATCTCGGCAAGCTCGTTGGCGAGGCCCGAATTGGCGACGAAGCCGGGGGTGAACGGCCCTACCGCGACACCGGCGAGCAGATAGCCGGCGATGGGCGAGACTTTGATCCGGTGCGCGATCGCGCCGAAGATGAAGGCGACGACGAGTCCGGCGACGATGGTGGCGATCAGGGGCGCATGATGCGGCATCGATCCTCCTTGAAATGAAAAACTGGTTCGACACCGGTCGCGCCTGAAGGCGACCGGTGTCGATGCAGGTCAGGACTGGGCCACGCCGATCGCGGCTGCCAATACTGCCGCGGCGCCGGCAATGCCGGACCAGACGGCGATGGCGAACCATTTCGGGGGCCGCTTGCCTCTTCTTGTACGCATAAGGTCCTCCTCCAGCGCCGCAGCGGCGGCGAAGACGAAGTTCAGGCGTTCGAGCGCGGGTGGCGCCTCAGCAGCGGGGTGCCGGCGGCGACCGGGCACCGCGCGCACCGCAGCGGACGGGGCGAAGCGCTCTGATCGGCGTGCACGCATGGAGCAGAACGAGGAGAAGGAGGATCGATGCAAGCGCCGGCGCAATGGCGAGCACCGCGCCGCTGCCCGAGGCACCATCGTGCCGCTCGCCGCGGACGCTCTGCCACAGGCCCACACCCGGATCGCCGCGCTTGGCGGCGATCGCCACGCTCGTCGTCGCGGGGTTGAAGGCCGGACCATGCAGCAACGTGTCGGGCGGACCGAGCGGCGCCACGGCACCGAACAGCAGCGCCAGCACGAAGGTCCACACCGCCACCGGCAGCGCGATGCGCCGAGAGATGCCGCAATCGGGCATGGGGGTGGAGGATGGCACCATCCCACGACCAACGCATCGATCGCGCGATGGTGCCGTAACGAAATGTTACTTGGGCATGCCCGTCAGCCCGCTCGCCTTGCGTAGCGCATCGCCGTCGAGGCGATAGCCGTCGAGGAACACAGTCTGGACGTGGCGCAGGTTGCCGATGTCTTTGGAGACATCGCCTTGGACGAGGATGATGTCTGCCGTCTTGCCCGGCGCAATCGCACCCACCCGGTCGTCCATGCCTACCATCCGCGCCGGGACGATCGTCGCGGTCTGCAGCGCCTCGACATTGGTCAGGCCGGCCTGCTGGTAGAGCTCCAGCTCGCGGACCAGTTCCAGGCCATAGCCGTCGGTGCCCGCGACAATCGGCACCCCCGCCTGGTGCAGACGTCCGACCACTTCGACCATCTTGCCGAAGCTCTTGCGGAAATCGGCGCGGGTCAGCCCGGCGAACAGCGGATAGCCGCCGATCTTCCAGCCGCGCGCGACCGCGGGCGGTGCGACATTGACAAAGGCCGCATATTCGGGGGGCACCGTGCTGCCGTCCGAGGTCAGCAGCGGCTCCCACACGGTCAGCGTCGGGTCGATGATCGTCTTGCGCTTGGCGAGTTCGGCATAAAAGGCGCGCAGTTCGGGGGAGTCGAGGTTCAGGTCCTTGCCATACTGCGCCGGCCCCTCCAGCCGCGCAGCGGTGTTGGCCTTGTCGACCACGTCCTGCGGCATCGCCTGCATCAGGATGAAGTTGATATGGGTGACCTCGTCATAGCCCGCGCGCACCGCATCGAGCGGGCGCATATGCGCAGGCACATGGCCATGGACGTGCAGCCCCAGCTTGTGCGCCTCGGCCGCCGCGGGGGCGATCCAGGCCGGGTCCATCGAGGTGTAGAATTTCACCCCCCACATGCCGGCCGCCTTGATCTTGTCGACCGCCGCGACCGCTTCCGCTGCCGAGGAGACGGTCAGCGCGCCCTGCGCCGCCAGCGGATCCTTCTTGTCGATGATCACTGAGACCTTGCCGTCGGGGGCGAGCAGGTCGCCCGCCGCGCGGCGCTTGAAGATGCTCTGCGCATCCTCGATCGACGAGCCGGGGCTGCGATAATTGGTCATGCCGGTGGCGACATTCTGGAGCAGGTTCCAGTCGTCGCCGACATGCTGGTGCGAGTCCCACAGGCCGGGCAGCAGCGTGCGGCCCTTGCCGTCGAGCACCGTTGCGCCCGCCGGCGCCGCGATGCTGCCTGCCGGGCCGACCTTGGCGACCTTGCCGTCGGCGATCAGCACGGCCTGGTCGGGCACGTATTTGCCGGCAACCGAGTCGAACAGCAGCACATGGTCGACGAGCGTCGGCGTGCGGTTCGCGGGCACGAGGAAGCGGTGCGCCACCCCGCGCACCATTTCCGCCGCGGCCTTGTCCTGCACTTCCTTGAGCTTCGGCCCTGCCTCGGCATAGCCCTCGGGCAGCAGCGACATGCCGCCCGCCATGCCGAAGAAACGGTTCTGCGCATCGAGCCACACCGGCGACGGCGAAAAGCCGGTGCCGGTGACATAGGCAAGCTTCACCGTTTTCTTGCCGCTCGGCCCGTCGATCTCCACCGCCTTGCCGATGCTGATACTGGCATGGCCGCTGGGCAGCAGGTCGATCCCCGCCGAACCGGCCGCGACCAGTGCGTTGACGTCGTTCTCGAAGGCCAGCCAGGGGCCGCCATAGCTGCTGTAGCGCGCTTTTCCGAACGGCTTCTCGCCCGAATCGACCGCGGTCTTCCAGTGCGCGACGCCGGCGGCATCGACGGAAAAGATCTCGGTTGCGTCGCCACTGTCGGTGAAGCCGCGTACGGCAAGGTCGATCGGCCGCTGGTCGGGGCCGAGCTTCACCACCTCGTCGGTTTCGGTGATCCAGCCACGCAGCGACATCGACATGCGATAGGCGATCCGCCCGTCGGGCATGGTCCACGACCAGATATCGCCGTGCTTGCCCGCGGTCGAGGTGATGGTGAAATGCCGCGCGCCTGTGGGCGGCGTCATCAGGTCCGCCTTCTGCGTCTGCGCGGCGGCAGGCAGAATGGCGGCGGTGGCGAGCAGAAGCCCGAGGCGAAGTGCGTGCATGTTATCGTCCCTCTCAAGCGTAGCAATGGTCTGGCACGCCATCGCACACGACACAATTCTCCTGCGGCATGAGAGGTGTTGCTGCAAATCCTCGCATGGCGTCAAACCGCATGGCCTGACCAGCGGAGCATTGACGGCCAGACCAAAGCGTGGAAGATAACGCTAACATGACGTTGGCAGCTTAAGCCGACGCGGCCCGGGAAGAGGATGGATGAGCCGATCAACGCATTTGATGCCAGGCGAATGGATCGCAAGCGCGTGCGTTGCAGGCAGCGCCAATCCACCCTGACCCGGCACCTCTGAATTACAGCGCGAACGAACTTCCCCCGCGGCCATGCGTGCGTCCGCGATCGGAGCAGCTCGTCCGCAAACGATCGACACGTTGAAGGAAAGGTCCGGCCGCGCGCCGGACCGCTTCGAGGGGACCTGAACATGACCACTATTTCCCGCAGCTTCCGCCCTGCTCGCGCCGCGCTGCTGTGCGCAACGATCCTCAGCGCCGCCTGCTCCTCCACCGCCTGGGCACAGAGCACGCCTCCCGCGGGTGAGACCGCGTCCGACGCTCCATCCGTCTCACCGCAATCGGGCGAAGCGCCGATCCCGCAGGGCAATGAGCAGGAAATCGTCGTCACCGGCTATCGCTCGTCGCTCGCGAAGGCCGTCAACGCCAAGCGCGACGCCACCGGCTTCACCGACTCGATCTTTGCCGAGGACATCGGCAAGTTCCCGGACACCAACATCGCGGAATCATTTAACCGCATTCCCGGCATCACCATTACCCGCGACGTTACCGGCGAAGGCGTCAACGTCGCGATCCGTGGCCTCGGCTCGAACTTCACCAACGTCACCCTGAACGGCGCACCGATCGCGGTCGCTTCCTCGGGCGGCACCGACGCGCAGGGCACCGATCGATCGGTCGACCTCAGCTTCTTCCCGACCGACCTGTTCACCAAGCTGACCGTGAACAAGAGCTACACCGCCGACCTGCTGGAAGGCGGCGCGGCGGGCAATGTCGATCTGCGCTCGGCCCGTCCGTTCGACCGCGCGGACTCGTTCCTCGCTTACAACATCCAGGGCTCGAACCAGGAGCCGGCCAAGCAGATCGGCGGCCGCGGCTCGCTGATCGGCAGCTGGCACAACGACACGATAGGCATTCTCGCCGGCGTCTCGGCGCAGCGATTGTTCACCCGGACCAAGGGCTTCGAAACGATCGGCTATACCAACCCGGCGCTCACCGCCGCGCAGTGCGGCGCGACCTCGGGCTGCAATACCACGGGCGGCGGCAACTGGACGATCCCGGCGGTCGTGCCGGCGGGCGCCGGTGCGGGCCTGGTCGCGGGTACCGTGATCGACAAGAACTTCCTGCTCGCCAACAACCCCGGCGCCACGATCCAGCAGATCGACAATGGCCTGATCCCGCGCCTCGGCCGTATCTCCG is part of the Sphingomonas sp. genome and harbors:
- a CDS encoding amidohydrolase family protein — translated: MHALRLGLLLATAAILPAAAQTQKADLMTPPTGARHFTITSTAGKHGDIWSWTMPDGRIAYRMSMSLRGWITETDEVVKLGPDQRPIDLAVRGFTDSGDATEIFSVDAAGVAHWKTAVDSGEKPFGKARYSSYGGPWLAFENDVNALVAAGSAGIDLLPSGHASISIGKAVEIDGPSGKKTVKLAYVTGTGFSPSPVWLDAQNRFFGMAGGMSLLPEGYAEAGPKLKEVQDKAAAEMVRGVAHRFLVPANRTPTLVDHVLLFDSVAGKYVPDQAVLIADGKVAKVGPAGSIAAPAGATVLDGKGRTLLPGLWDSHQHVGDDWNLLQNVATGMTNYRSPGSSIEDAQSIFKRRAAGDLLAPDGKVSVIIDKKDPLAAQGALTVSSAAEAVAAVDKIKAAGMWGVKFYTSMDPAWIAPAAAEAHKLGLHVHGHVPAHMRPLDAVRAGYDEVTHINFILMQAMPQDVVDKANTAARLEGPAQYGKDLNLDSPELRAFYAELAKRKTIIDPTLTVWEPLLTSDGSTVPPEYAAFVNVAPPAVARGWKIGGYPLFAGLTRADFRKSFGKMVEVVGRLHQAGVPIVAGTDGYGLELVRELELYQQAGLTNVEALQTATIVPARMVGMDDRVGAIAPGKTADIILVQGDVSKDIGNLRHVQTVFLDGYRLDGDALRKASGLTGMPK